In Zingiber officinale cultivar Zhangliang chromosome 9B, Zo_v1.1, whole genome shotgun sequence, the genomic window AAAGTGTTTTGCAAGAAGGCTAGTCCCCATTAGTTCAATTCCACATCGTGAGCACCTCTATAGAACTTCAGTACATCAACCAAACCATTAAGATCCTTAGGATCCAATTACTTGGATAGAAGATACAAACTTTATGATCCTTTTTCTCATATCTTCCATCTAAGTATTCTGATTAAAGCTAAACTATGATGAATCAGTTCCCTTCCTATTGTGAAACTCTACACCCATTAAGGAGGATTAATAACATCAGGCTATATTTTGGAACATCATGACAATCCGATGCTGTTTCTATATAACTTTGTTAGGAACTAACATAATTATCATACCAAAAAAGGACCAACTTGGAGGAGTCAAGTATGAGAAAAAGGATCATTTAAAACAATCATGTTCAAGTCAGAAACAATCATTGTTAATAGACTAAGTGATGTATAATCTTGTTTTTTTTCAGATATCATGTAAATATTTCATTTGTCCTTCTTCTAAGTCAACAATCTAGACCAAGAAATCAAAAACAACCTGATAGAGAGTTTCATCAGCCTTACTATTAGATAAAGCAGCTGATGAACAAGTCAACCACCTTAAATTTAAACAATTACATAATTGTAGAAGATTATAGCTGGGAATTCTAGGAAGTGGGATACACACATTGTATATCTGAACGCTAAAATTGACTTCAGTAGCATTACGAAACTCAAAAATTAATGAACTTACTTTCTTAAGCTCACGGAAGCCAATATCATGCCTCAAGGAATCAATGTATCATTTAATTGAGTGATGAACATCTAGCATTACCTATCATCATAAACTTGATGTCTATACTTGAAAATAACACAATTTTTCATACTGAATTGCCTATATTCATATAATTTGGTACAGCATACTAGTAGACAGTACTAAAGCAATATATTCATTAATTATTTTGGATTGATCATCATTCATTAGTTATAATCTTTAAAGTAATCATATAATTGATGTTATAAGTTATAAATTGTGTTAGCCTTGTAAGATCGAGTAGTACATACTGGACAATTAATTGGTAGTTCACTCAcgatcaaaatttcaaaaattagtgTTAATATGAGTTTCAAGAAACAATCACTTCTATGAGTAGATTACTGAACCAGCACCtttttatcaataaaaaaaaatgctttgGACTAAAAGCAATGTATTTGAAGATAATACAAAAGGATCTCTTTTAAATAAAAGGGCAGCTCtgtgcacgaagctcctgccatGTAGGGTCCCGGGGAAGAatccattgtacgtagccttaccctgctttttgcaagaggctgttttcaggattcgaacccgtgaccttttggtcacatgacagcaactttaccgttgcgaaAATGATCTCTTTTAAATAAGAGTTCAAATTTGGAAGAAGATGAGAATAGTATGCAGGAAATCTTCTTAACAAGAGTTCCTCTCAGGTGAGATATCAACATCTTATCACAATATAGTTAATCAGTAACGCTTGTGGGATAATAGGGCGCCAGGATTTGTGAATTAACTGGACGCGTGAGTTCCAATGAAGCGGAATTGCATCAAGAGCACCGAATTGAAGAGGATCACAAAAACCATTCTATTATTCATGACGACGATAGAATCGAACAGGAAACAGATAGATGGAGCAAAGCAAAAGGGATGGCAGAGATCTTACATAAGTATTGAGCTGCCGAACAAAGCTAGAGAAATTATTGTGCTTGAAGTACTTGGGCAGGAGATCCCTGGCGAACTCCGGCGGATCCCTCACGACGAAGCTGTTATTTCCGGCGCCCCACGATACGATCGCGTCGGTCGCCGGATCATCCACCATGTCGTAAGTCTTGCTGAGGAAAGGGGGCGGCGCATTCCCGTTTAGTCCGGGATTCGCCCCCGCCGCCGTCTCCTTCTCACCGATCGCCGCCTGCCCTCCACCTCCCCTACCGCCACTGTTATCCTCCATTCCGCCCCCAACCATTATGCCGTCCGACGACGAGATCGGCGGCTAGGGTTTACAGAGGGCGTGCGATCTCGGGGTTTCGCTCTATTTCCCCTTTCCTAGCGACTGGCGCAACGCAAGCGCAACGTAATTGGTAGGATACCAGAAGCCGAGCGGGATCCTCTCCAAGACATCTTCTAAACATTGGACGGGTCTGAACGCCTCCATTTCGCATAATCTCCAGGTGGCAGTACAACTGTGAGTATGACGGTTACGATAAGAATTGTAAGATTATGCTATTACTACATCATTGGAGATTATCATCGCTTGAATTTAATCTCTATTGATGAGATGAAAATAATAATAGCCACTAGTTCgtttagttaattattttatttagtgCAGTAATAAAAATAAAGAGTAAATCTTGctggccagaatctggccagctagaaatTCCTATCTCCCAATTAAAATACATGCATggacatgcatataattaatgtggtcatatgaaattactaaaatacccatacatatacatgcatgcatatattctagctggccagattctggccgTTTAGCAATACCCATAAAATAAATGAGATAGGTATGACGAGCTTTCAATCAAATAATAGCAGTATTAATTAGGAGAGATTGAATTTGATACTTCACCCCATGCATTATAAGATATTAAACCATTAACCTATTTTTCTATTATCCAAAAATACTCTATAATTTATAGTAGCTAAGTCTCAATCCCGAAATTCTTGAAATCCATATTTCAATGACCGATCCGACCCTTATCTGCcattaaaataaatagaaaagtgcTCGTCATTCAAATGGCCATTAGGTTATGTGTCTTTCCATAGTTTACATAGTTTGGAGATGTTTTGtttgatttataattttcatattttaaacTATAAGTAAATGTCTTTATTTGCTTTATtattttgatcatattaaaaaaagaaatacATGTCTATATTTAATTTacaattttcatattaaaaacgcctttatttaatttaatcatatgtgatttttttaaaaaaaatatttccatatAATTAGCCACTGTATACTAATTTGACATGTCATCGGAAAAaagaaattcttaattaaatcttaaGAATTTAAGTGCGTCGTAAAATTTACTATATGTATATAACTATAGAATTCTgtttgaacaaaaaaaaaaattaaatgtctTTCGAGAATTCATTTAAAAAGGTATAAATTGTCCttccaaaaaaataataataaacaaatttGCTTTGAAgtcaatattattattattaaaattcaaacttaaatataaaaattatgattacaaatatttaaaagatatataAGGCAGTTTTGTAATTAaactatataatataaattatgctATAAAGTATATGGCGATATTTTTGGTCGTTATGAACAAATACGGACCGTAAAATTCTTCCCATATGGCGTTCCCATCGGTAAATTACCAACGGGAATTTTACTCACAAAAACATTAACGACGAAAATCTTGTAATGCTGCGATTTTGAGAAGTGAAAGCCAAACAATATGGAGTGAAGAATCGCCTAAAATTTTGTAAGGATGTATATATGTTCTGTACCTTATTGGAATCGTAAAGAAAATTGGACTTCCAAATGAGGGCAAGCAGCAGCAGGAGCCGATGTTTCTATTCATGCTCATGATGCTTGCACAAGTTAGAGGAAGCGGGCGACGGTGCAGAAGAACTCGTAGGCGCTTGCCCCTTCTCGTCACGAACAAGGTCACAGAGAAAGTCGGTTAAAACCTTTTCGTAAGACGGCATCTTAGCGTAACCGGGAAAGTAATTGATGTCCACTATGAGGTAATGATTACTCGATTTGGAATCCCTAATCATGTCGAAATTGAAGAGGCGCAATCCCATCGCCTGCCTCAAACCCATTGCTACCTTCTCGAGAAAGTGCGGCGGGGGCACCTCTGCTTCTTCCAGGCGCTCGTAATATTCGACCTCTTCGGGTCTCTGCGTGGTCACGTTGGACACTTGAGAGAAGGTGACAGAGCCGACGGGATGATCCAGCTTCTCCGGGGAAACGTCGGGGAGGGATTTCCTTCTCACGCACTGCACGTAGTTCCCCACCACATAGACCTTGAAGATGACCCCGCCGTGATTGACGAACTCCTGCAGCACCAGGGGAGGTTTGAGTTTGAGAAGAGCCTCGCGGTGGTAGACAAGGGACATCTTGTGGGATTTGGCGCTGCCGTCGGCGACCAGCGGCTTGGCGATGATAGGGAACCTGAGGTCGGTGGTGTTGGAGAGGGCGCTGGAATCATAGATCACCACTTGGTTGGGGATCCCAAAGGTCTCCCTCCCCTGAGGGATTTCGAGCTCGGACACGAACTGGAGCATGGTGATGCGATTGTGAAGGCGTTCGATGTCGATGGGCCGGTCGACGATGGGGACGCCGGGATTCTTGGCGGAGAAATCCGCGAGCTGTGACTTCCATTCGTCGCCGTAAAATTTGTGGATCACGCAATCGAAGGGGCCCTGCTCGGAGACGCGACGAGAGGGGTCGATGGGGACGAGATCGACGCCGCGGTCGCTCGCGAGGCCGACGAGAGACGGCCGGACAAAGCTATGCTTCTTCTTAGGCGCGAGGGCGTAGCCCACCACAAATCGACGAGAAACGGAGGTGTCCTCCATGGAGAGATCAAGATCCGAAGAAGCAGTGCAACGAAATCCACCCTCGAGCGCTGTAGCGAACTGCATTGCCGAACAAGAAACAACCACCGATCGATCCGATGTTAGTCGACACAAATCGAAGATCAATAAGATAAAACCACGAACAAAAAATTAGGGTTCTTACCTTTTCCGATCGCCTTCCAAACGCAGAGAAGAGACGCGTTTGAGAACGGCGAGACACGATTCGAGGGGGAGACGAGAAAGGTCTGCGACGGGACAATTTATAGCCCGAGTGGCTCGGGAGTGAGATCACCCGAGGTGCGCTCATCCGTCTGTACGCTTGGCGATCAACGGTGAGCTGGGAGCGGTGATTAGAACCAAAATAGGTACGGACCGTCAGACCGAACTTCGACGGAGTAGATCGGCACTCGTTTCGTCGATGAGGAACCTCAGTGGGGTCCAGGGATCCGGGAGATTCCATTGGTTTGTTTATTGCGCCGTTTCTTATTGGTCAGAGCAAATAAAGAACAGTTGGTGATTTTGTCGAAAATAGATGGAATATGCGAATGTTAATGCAAATCGTATCCTAGAATAAATAACTAAAGAAAGAAATAAACAccataaaatattatatatatatatatatatatatatatatatatataaataattttctaatttaacatCAAATAGATTCGGATATTTATTGGAACCCAAagttattttttatgtgatcaatcaagtaggttaggtcctgttttgatttgatcaatgtgtctaagtgtgcaggagcttaggagtacagaaaGCCGAGCGAAAaacacggctagcgagaaggacggtacggggagagagccgacgggctcggtgtgtctgagagacgagatgctgcggaagagtacactggtagatgagaaggacgtgcacgacgttcgagggatgagaagccggagcggaagtctgctcAAAGAGAAAGAcgaaaattgagttcgggtgagccctattctggtgaTCGAAATCACCAAGTAGATCGCAGTAGTAATGGGGCGAAATGGAGCTGCAagtgctgttggaggcgccttcaaaggctgttgaaggcgcctccgcgccttttgtagaaggcgccttccatggctggtcgaaggcgccttcgatgaacagtgcgaagacGTCTTCCAAGACTATGGAAGACCCCTTCGACCAGGTTAaaattgttggatttttcgggccgcgaaaatagctttttcgcgtcgcggaaaccccgaaaccccct contains:
- the LOC122023113 gene encoding inositol-tetrakisphosphate 1-kinase 1-like, which encodes MEDTSVSRRFVVGYALAPKKKHSFVRPSLVGLASDRGVDLVPIDPSRRVSEQGPFDCVIHKFYGDEWKSQLADFSAKNPGVPIVDRPIDIERLHNRITMLQFVSELEIPQGRETFGIPNQVVIYDSSALSNTTDLRFPIIAKPLVADGSAKSHKMSLVYHREALLKLKPPLVLQEFVNHGGVIFKVYVVGNYVQCVRRKSLPDVSPEKLDHPVGSVTFSQVSNVTTQRPEEVEYYERLEEAEVPPPHFLEKVAMGLRQAMGLRLFNFDMIRDSKSSNHYLIVDINYFPGYAKMPSYEKVLTDFLCDLVRDEKGQAPTSSSAPSPASSNLCKHHEHE